In the genome of Cryptomeria japonica chromosome 8, Sugi_1.0, whole genome shotgun sequence, one region contains:
- the LOC131043804 gene encoding early light-induced protein 1, chloroplastic-like, translating into MAAKDPKETSSTEGVSPSSSTKVRTKFGDLFAFSGPAPEIINGRAAMLGFVSAIAVEVASGRDLLSQLNSGGLSWFALTAGLMTVGTLVPLFNGISRESTSQPIFSSTAEMWNGRFAMLGLLALAFTEYVKGGPLV; encoded by the exons ATGGCTGCAAAG GATCCAAAGGAAACGTCCTCTACTGAAGGCGTTTCTCCTTCAAGCTCTACCAAG GTAAGAACGAAATTTGGCGACCTGTTTGCGTTCTCAGGGCCTGCGCCGGAGATCATCAATGGAAGGGCGGCTATGTTGGGGTTCGTGTCGGCCATTGCAGTGGAGGTGGCCAGCGGAAGAGATTTGCTGTCGCAATTGAATAGTGGAGGACTGTCGTGGTTTGCGTTAACTGCAGGATTAATGACGGTGGGGACACTGGTGCCCCTGTTCAATGGAATATCGAGGGAGAGCACGTCGCAGCCAATATTTTCATCCACAGCAGAAATGTGGAATGGGCGCTTTGCTATGCTCGGCCTCCTCGCATTGGCTTTCACTGAATACGTCAAGGGTGGACCGCTTGTATAA